AGCTGTGAATCTAATTCGTTTGCAGTATAGATTTTTCTTACATAACCTCTTAACAACAGGACGATAAGATCATAGACTTGTGCTTTGATAGACAATTCAAATCCAATTTGTTTTTTAAAGTATTCGTCAATCATTCGATTAATACACACTAAAATATCGTTATCATCGCTTACCACGTTTTCAAATAATATCAGGTTTTGAGATAATGGCGTAAGAAATTGAGCCTGTATTGAATCAACTCTGTTGCTATAAATAAAGGATAAATCTATTTTGATCATATAATAAGTAAGGCTTTCACCAACGTTTTCGATATAATGTAATTCTTTGCTGTTTATGATTACAAGGTCATGGGTTCCTACTTCATTTTTTACTGAATTACAGCGAACAACAGCGTTTCCCTCAGTAAAATAAAAAAACTGGATCTGCTCATGCCAATGGCATTCCAGAGTAGGATCATGGGTTTGGTCTTCAATCTTTTTTATTTCAATAATTAAGTTCTTATCGGACATATCGTCATAATGTGTCGCTTGATTCTCCATTTTTCACCTCAAATATTTGGATAATGCTAAAATCAATTAATATCGTTCATGAAAAAGTCTATAAATTAAAATATAATAAACATATATCAATTTATTATATCAAAATAATGCTAATATTTCAAAAGAAAGGGATCATCGTTTATGGAGAATAATCAAGGAAGCCAAGTCCAACCTTCTAAAGAAGCCGATATTCCGCCTGAAAAAATTTTACATCCAAAAAACCCACAGAATTTTTTAGGAACGGATGGCATTACAAAGTTAATTTTACAATACTCCATTCCCTCTATTATCGGATTGCTGGTAAATGCTCTTTACAATATTGTCGATCAGATTTTTATTGGGATAGGCATCGGGTATTTAGGCATCGCCGCCGCCAATGTGGCGCAGCCATTAACAACTTTGAGTATAGCTTTTGCATTACTCTTTGGTGTCGGCGGAGCCACAAACTATAGCCTTTTTCTTGGCAAAGGGAATACTAAAAGGGCCAACCAGCTTGCAGGCAATGGAATAATTTTTCTTATCCTTTCCGGGACGGTACTGGGATTTGGAACCTTAATTTTTTTAAAACCTACGCTCTACCTGCTCGGCGCAACTGATCTTGTGATGCCTTATGCGATCCCTTATACCGCGCTTATAGCAATTGGGTTACCATTTTTGACATTTACCCACGGGGCTTGTACTTATATACGAGCGGATGGAAGTCCAACTTATTCAATGGTCGTTCAGCTGATTGGCTCCGTCTTTAATTTAATCTTTGATCCGGTTTTTTTGTTTGCCTGCCATATGGGCATATTGGGAATAGCGCTTGCGACCGCTTTGAGCCAGATATTGACGGCAGCAATCTCGGTGCATTATTTGATCAAAAAAAGGCGTTTAATGTCTTTTGGTAAAAAAGACATGTTGCCAACCACTAACTGTCTTAAACCAATCAGCGCAATCGGTTTTGGTGTTTTTATCAACCAAATTGCAGGTGCAGCCGTCCTGATTGTTCTGAATGACGTCCTGCGTCATTATGGTGCGGCAAGTACATACGGGAGCGAAATCCCAATTGCCGCTGCTGGCGTAGCTTCAAAAGTATTTATATTATACCAGGCGTTTACAATCGGTATCGTTCAGGGCTTCCAACCTGTTTTAGCCTATAACTATGGTGCGAGACTGTATGATAGAGTGAAGCAAATTTATCAAGTATCATTATCACTATCTTCGCTTTTTTCGATTGTAACTTTTTTGCTGTGCATGATATTTCCTGGGCAGATCAGTAGTTTATTTGGAACTAAAAATGTAGCCTTTTATGCTTTTACGACAAGATTTTTACGGATCTACATGTTACTTACATTTGCGAATGGAATCCAGCCGATCGTCTACAATATCCTCAACTCAATAGGCAAAGTGAAAAGCGGTATGATTGCAACGCTGTCCAGGCAGATTTTATTTGCAATTCCATTGCTCATCTTGTTGCCGGCGTTATTCGGCCTTGAAGGTGCTTTGTGGGCTGTCCCTATCGCTGACTTTTTGGCTGCAATACTATCCATAATATTATTTGCCCGTGAAATGAAGGAAATAAACAAACTTATCTTAAAGAGTAGCGAAAATACCGCCTCTGGCTGAAGAATTAATAACCTAATTTAAAAAGAAAAGCGTTACCCGGCCAACAAAAAAACATCCACTGTCCAAATATAGGTGATAGCGCTGCACCAGACAGCATTGGGCGTTCAGGATTAAATTGTTCGTAAGAATATTTCTGCATCAAAAAGGCTGAAAGTTGATCAACTTTCAGCCTTTATATTATCACAGACGGATAGTATTTACAGAGCGCTTCCTAAATAATAGATAAAAACCAAGATAGATTTCGTTTGTAATAATAAATATACCTGGGACCATTTTTATCTCAGGAACAAACATCGCGAAGAAGACTCCAATCAAAGAAAGCAATCCCCATATGGCAATGTATCTTGGTAAAAATCTTGTCATATATAGCATGGAATATAATAAAATGCCCCCTGATATAAAGACGACGGGATATACATACGCCCAAAAGATGGTTCGGTAAGATAATAAATGCACCAATAACTCATTTTGCTGATTGACACTTTGATTTAAATTGTTTGTATACAGGAAAGTTAGTATTGGCAGCAATGAGACTCCAATACACAAAATTCCTTCGAGACTTTTAAAAAAGAGATACCCTTTTGACATGGCTGGTTTCATCCTTCTTAATAGCATATAAAAACTTATCACAATCGCTAAAACACCCAAAGCATTGATTAATTCTAATATTGTCGCAATAACAAGCGTACTGAAATTGTTTTCTAATGATTGCAAAAGGTTTTCTTTTCCGATGATTTTGTCGAGAAGTAACCCTCCTCCGATACTGGTAATCATACAAATCAAATACATCGTTCCCGCAATAATTTCATAATAACGATTGTTTCTTTTATTCTCCCTCATCTTTTTCCACTCCTATTTCTTGGTATTTAAATGATTATATGTTACACTATACTATACGGTACAGTATATGTCAACAAATACTATACCGTATAGTATAGTATTTTCGGAGGCTGATATGTACAGCAAAGGTAAAACAAAATCACCAGATAAAAGGAAAAATATCTTAGAAAGTGCGATTCGTATTTTTAGCGAAAAGGGCTTTGATGGCGCTAGCATGGATAAAATTGCAGAAGAGGCAAAAGTGTCTAAAATTACGATCTATAAACATTTTCAGAATAAAGAAACTTTATTTATGGCTATGGTTGCAGAATACTTGAATGAAAATCAAAATATGAAGCCCATCACTTATTCCAACGAGCAATCGCTAGAAACGCAGCTATCCGCTTTTATACAGGCGGAACTTTTCAGAGTGGTGGATTCAAGGCAACGTGGACTATCAAAACTTTTAACGTCCGTCTATTTATATAATCCAGATTTAGTTAAGGACACCATGCAGCAACATCCATTTTTCAAGGACTTTACAACATGGCTTAATGAGGCCCGAAGTGATGGGAAGCTCGATTATACTTCGGAATTTTTAACGGCTCAAATTTTTTATGGTTTAATTCAGGGGTGCTTAACATGGAATGCCTTATTTACCGATGGTGCTTCTTTAGTGCAAAGTGATCTAATCATTAAGGAAATCATTGCGACATTCCTTGCGCGTTATGGCACTGGAAATATGTAAGGAAGATAGGAACTGGTTGCATAGCCGATCGGCGAAAGCCATAAAGCGGCCTCCATTGATGCCGATATCGTGATGCAGGCCATTAACGATACCGAGCTTTAGGGGGTCTGATTAAAAGCAGGGAAACCTGCTTTTTTAGATCTTTTAATTTGCTCCGTCAGGATCGCTGTTTATTTAATCTGCTTCAAGGGCTAGTTGAATGATTTGTCATCAACTGTCTATATTCATGCCTAACGTGAAGTTGTCTAAAAGCTCTCACCCAGTTTACGCGCCTCTGTCAGAGCAGGATTACCTATAATGTCGCCCTTATTGGATACCCCAGGAACCGTTATTACTCCCGCATTCCTAAGAGAAAAATAGCTAAGGACAGAATTATACATGGTTTGTACAGAGTCAAAAACGATCGGTATCGTATCCGCGCAAACAGCTAATAGCACTAGCTCTTTAACTTTGAAAGTATTACGTATGGGATTGTGCAGGCGATCGATTATGCACTTCAATTGGGAACTGATTCCATAAAAATAAATCGGCGTGGCTATTACGATAACATCGGCATCGGCAAGATTCTCATAGATTTCTTGCATGTCATCTTTCTGTACGCAATTATGCTCACTATCTTTGTAGCAAAAATCGCAACCAATGCAACCATTGACCTTTTTCCCTATTACAGAAATTACTTCAACGCTGTTTTTCTGTTTATCGACCCCATCAATAAATGAATTTGCAAGGATTGCGGTATTACCGTTTTTTCGTGGACTGCCTATCAACACTACAATTTTTGACATTATTATCTACCTCCATTAATTTTGTTTATTGTATGGTGATTTATCGGCACTAAAACGAGTGTCACATACTAACTGAAATGTCAACTCTTTAAGAATGTTATGTAAGATACTGCTATCTGTTTTCCGACTACGAAGCGATATCGAAACGCTTCAATGTCGTTTGCACATTTCTCAACTCTATTTAATGGGCACCCAAAGTTCATATTCACCCGATATATCATGCAAATAATATTCAAAATAAAAACCATGTTGCTCATCAACCTCGTATCCTAAATTTGGAATAACTTTATAAAAAAATTCTGTCCATGCATCTACTAGATTTGTTCCGGAAGGAATTTCTGCAACAAGATATTTTGCTGACGGAATATATTTTATTTCAGCACCTTCTGGAGCAACGGTCTTTTCTCCGACCGCTCTACCAAGAAGATAGAAAAAACTTTTATGTCCCTCTGTGTACCATTCAAGACCATAGTAACCTTTTCCACAAATCGGTAATTGTTTCAATATACTATCATATCCATTGTTTTCAAACTTCGCATATAGTTTTGAAATATGGATTGTCAACACTTTTTTAGACAGATTTTTTGTGGGCTAATTTTCGATAGGCATCTGGTGTGAGATACCCCAATGACGAGTGTATTCGAATGTTGTTGTACCAGTTGACATAATCAGAAAGCATGAGCTTTAAATAATCCAATCTGTCAAATGCGTATTGGTTAGCGAATTCTGTCTTGAAGACTTTAAAAGCGCTTTCAGCAACAGCATTGTCATAAGGGCAGCCTTTGTTGCTCAAGGAACGTTTGATATTAAAGGTTTCAATAACACCGTCAATCACATTATTTTTAAATTCACTTCCCCGGTCAGTATGGAAAATTGAAATCTGATCCAACCCATATCTGATCCTTGCAAAAGCTTCATAAACCAGCTGTGCGGTTTTGTTTGGCCCGGCGCTGTATCCGATAATTTCCCGATTGTAAAGATCGATAATCAGGCAGACATAATGCCATTTTCCGCCCACTCGAACATAAGTCAGATCACTGACAGCCACTTCCAGTGGTGCCCGGCCATTAAATTCCCGGTTCACTTCATTGGGGACTGGTTCTGATTAACCGGTTGTTTATGCACTTTGTATTGGGCGACGATCTAATTCAAACCAGACCATTCTCCCGCATAATGCGACCAATCCGTCTTCGGGAAGCAACAATCCCTTTGGCTTCAAGTTGATGTTTGATTTGACAGGTCTCCTTTATTTATTGTTTTTATTTTACCTGCTCACAATTTTATTGTCCTGTTTATTGTAACCTACCCAAAGCTCCTTTGCCATATGAAAGATGGCATATCCATCTAAATCCACATGGTGCTAGAATAAAAATAGTACAAATCGAAATCAAAAAATCCAAAATTAATAAAAACATGGTACGATAAAATAATCGTACTGCCAAACTAAAATTAGGGCAAAAATCGAGCGGTTTTTAGCCTAATTTTTGCCCGTTTTTTGCTCATAAAACATAACATATCGTTGTCGTAACGCCTTATTTATCACTTTGACCACAACGTGTTATCAAAATCACAGTTTCAACGTGCCCTGCGGCGGTGATAATGATGTCGTATAAAACTAGTAACCCCTTGCAGGAGCTATATTTTCCCATTTTAAGTGATCAAAATCTCTTCTGTTAACTTAATTTGTTTTCTATTTCCAAATTCAGCAATATTACTTTTATTTATAAGCTTAGCTATATCCTTTGTACTCCAACTTCATGATTTACTTAGGCAATAGCTACCAACGCCCGTATAAACGTAAACGTCGCTCTATATCTTCTTCATTCCTCACTTTCATATCATATCCATAACTTAATTAAATCTAATTATTACGCTTTTCACAAAATTCTATTCTAGTCATTGCAAAGAAATAAAAATGGTGCTAAAATATAGTTAACCCACTCATATATTAACCATATCACATAAATGGAAGTGAGGAAAAAGTATGTCTGATAATTATATTCAGGTATCAGGTGCAAGGGAACGAAATCTAAAAAACATAAATGTTCTGATACACAAAAAAGAAATTACGGTTTTTACAGGTGTTTCCGGTTCAGGAAAATCATCTTTGGTATTTGATACAATAGCGGCAGAATCGCAAAGACAATTAAATGAAACCTACAC
This is a stretch of genomic DNA from Acetobacterium woodii DSM 1030. It encodes these proteins:
- a CDS encoding AraC family transcriptional regulator, coding for MENQATHYDDMSDKNLIIEIKKIEDQTHDPTLECHWHEQIQFFYFTEGNAVVRCNSVKNEVGTHDLVIINSKELHYIENVGESLTYYMIKIDLSFIYSNRVDSIQAQFLTPLSQNLILFENVVSDDNDILVCINRMIDEYFKKQIGFELSIKAQVYDLIVLLLRGYVRKIYTANELDSQLANFRRFKNVISYIDRNFTEKIELDRLADITKMSQGHFCRLFKQITGMSAINYINKLRINKAVELIRISDQNMMEIAMSCGFCDSNYFSRVFKKYEKMSPLQMRRLSKRT
- a CDS encoding MATE family efflux transporter, whose amino-acid sequence is MENNQGSQVQPSKEADIPPEKILHPKNPQNFLGTDGITKLILQYSIPSIIGLLVNALYNIVDQIFIGIGIGYLGIAAANVAQPLTTLSIAFALLFGVGGATNYSLFLGKGNTKRANQLAGNGIIFLILSGTVLGFGTLIFLKPTLYLLGATDLVMPYAIPYTALIAIGLPFLTFTHGACTYIRADGSPTYSMVVQLIGSVFNLIFDPVFLFACHMGILGIALATALSQILTAAISVHYLIKKRRLMSFGKKDMLPTTNCLKPISAIGFGVFINQIAGAAVLIVLNDVLRHYGAASTYGSEIPIAAAGVASKVFILYQAFTIGIVQGFQPVLAYNYGARLYDRVKQIYQVSLSLSSLFSIVTFLLCMIFPGQISSLFGTKNVAFYAFTTRFLRIYMLLTFANGIQPIVYNILNSIGKVKSGMIATLSRQILFAIPLLILLPALFGLEGALWAVPIADFLAAILSIILFAREMKEINKLILKSSENTASG
- a CDS encoding DUF4386 domain-containing protein → MRENKRNNRYYEIIAGTMYLICMITSIGGGLLLDKIIGKENLLQSLENNFSTLVIATILELINALGVLAIVISFYMLLRRMKPAMSKGYLFFKSLEGILCIGVSLLPILTFLYTNNLNQSVNQQNELLVHLLSYRTIFWAYVYPVVFISGGILLYSMLYMTRFLPRYIAIWGLLSLIGVFFAMFVPEIKMVPGIFIITNEIYLGFYLLFRKRSVNTIRL
- a CDS encoding TetR/AcrR family transcriptional regulator, with product MYSKGKTKSPDKRKNILESAIRIFSEKGFDGASMDKIAEEAKVSKITIYKHFQNKETLFMAMVAEYLNENQNMKPITYSNEQSLETQLSAFIQAELFRVVDSRQRGLSKLLTSVYLYNPDLVKDTMQQHPFFKDFTTWLNEARSDGKLDYTSEFLTAQIFYGLIQGCLTWNALFTDGASLVQSDLIIKEIIATFLARYGTGNM
- a CDS encoding flavodoxin family protein; translated protein: MSKIVVLIGSPRKNGNTAILANSFIDGVDKQKNSVEVISVIGKKVNGCIGCDFCYKDSEHNCVQKDDMQEIYENLADADVIVIATPIYFYGISSQLKCIIDRLHNPIRNTFKVKELVLLAVCADTIPIVFDSVQTMYNSVLSYFSLRNAGVITVPGVSNKGDIIGNPALTEARKLGESF
- a CDS encoding GyrI-like domain-containing protein, with product MLTIHISKLYAKFENNGYDSILKQLPICGKGYYGLEWYTEGHKSFFYLLGRAVGEKTVAPEGAEIKYIPSAKYLVAEIPSGTNLVDAWTEFFYKVIPNLGYEVDEQHGFYFEYYLHDISGEYELWVPIK
- a CDS encoding IS3 family transposase is translated as MNREFNGRAPLEVAVSDLTYVRVGGKWHYVCLIIDLYNREIIGYSAGPNKTAQLVYEAFARIRYGLDQISIFHTDRGSEFKNNVIDGVIETFNIKRSLSNKGCPYDNAVAESAFKVFKTEFANQYAFDRLDYLKLMLSDYVNWYNNIRIHSSLGYLTPDAYRKLAHKKSV
- a CDS encoding IS3 family transposase; this translates as MKETCQIKHQLEAKGIVASRRRIGRIMRENGLV